Proteins co-encoded in one Aethina tumida isolate Nest 87 chromosome 7, icAetTumi1.1, whole genome shotgun sequence genomic window:
- the LOC109597941 gene encoding ammonium transporter Rh type A, translating to MSAPPKFKQDIAVLSILQIVIMVLFIIFGKYGEKDSLGKYPMFQDVHVMIFIGFGFLMTFLKRYGYSSVGFNFMLASMVVQWSIICLGFYDMTEDYKIPISVKSLYEADIAAATVLISMGAVLGQTSYIQLIIMGIIEIAIFSANSYLGLETFKAVDAGGSIFVHTFGAYFGLAVSFVLNKKKIGPEPDVNLEEASYNSDMFAMIGTVFLWLYWPSFNAVEVSGDDQHRAIINTYLSLAACCVTAFAMSQIMSEDHKFDMVHIQNSTLAGGVAVGSCANLMVQPYGAIIIGIIAGVLSVFGYTKLSPYIEKVTGLHDTCGVHNLHGMPGVLAGLASTLMAGLATELMYDESLYEIYPAMASPNAQATAEFNRTDPGLGRTAAHQAGFQILAVVTTIAIAIVSGLVTGFILSLKVIANPSRENQYDDFPAWNLPEHVETKRKSVDVAHYDNSAFEVNNLDKVLQLR from the exons ATGAGTGCACCGCCTAAATTCAAGCAGGACATCGCAGTCCTGTCGATCCTGCAAATCGTGATCATGgttttgttcattattttcgGGAAATATGGCGAGAAAGATTCACTCGGAAAATATCcca TGTTTCAGGACGTGCACGTGATGATATTCATCGGCTTTGGATTTCTGATGACGTTCCTGAAACGATACGGCTACAGTTCGGTCGGTTTCAATTTTATGCTGGCCTCGATGGTGGTGCAATGGTCGATCATCTGTTTGGGATTCTACGACATGACGGAGGACTATAAGATTCCGATCAGCGTTAAAAG TTTGTACGAAGCTGATATTGCAGCTGCAACTGTGTTGATATCCATGGGAGCAGTTTTGGGACAGACATCTTACATCCAACTGATTATCATGGGAATAATTGAAATTGCAATCTTCAGTGCCAACTCGTACCTTGGCttagaaacttttaaa gccGTTGACGCTGGCGGATCAATTTTTGTTCACACTTTTGGAGCTTATTTTGGACTTGCCGTTAGTTTTGTTTTGAACAAGAAAAAGATCGGTCCGGAACCAGACGTGAATTTGGAAGAAGCGTCGTACAATTCCGATATGTTTGCCATGATTG gaACCGTGTTTTTGTGGTTATACTGGCCCAGCTTCAACGCGGTGGAAGTCTCAGGTGATGATCAACACAGGGCCATCATAAATACTTACCTGTCACTGGCGGCTTGTTGCGTGACCGCCTTCGCCATGTCCCAGATCATGTCCGAGGACCATAAGTTCGACATGGTGCACATACAGAATTCGACGCTGGCTGGCGGCGTCGCCGTCGGTTCATGCGCCAATTTAATGGTGCAGCCTTACGGCGCCATAATAATTGGTATTATTGCTGGCGTGTTGTCCGTTTTTGGATACACAAAACTGTCT CCATACATAGAAAAAGTGACAGGACTCCACGACACCTGCGGCGTACACAACCTGCACGGAATGCCCGGAGTGCTGGCCGGTCTGGCGAGCACCCTGATGGCCGGCCTGGCCACCGAACTAATGTATGACGAGAGCCTGTACGAGATCTATCCGGCGATGGCCAGCCCCAATGCACAGGCGACCGCAGAGTTTAACCGCACGGATCCCGGATTGGGCAGGACGGCGGCTCACCAAGCCGGATTCCAGATACTTGCGGTTGTCACCACCATCGCCATCGCTATTGTCTCTGGACTTGTCACAG GATTTATCCTCAGCTTGAAAGTTATAGCGAATCCATCACGTGAAAATCAATACGACGATTTTCCTGCTTGGAACTTGCCAGAGCACGTTGAGACCAAAAGGAAATCAGTGGACGTGGCTCATTACGATAACAGCGCGTTCGAAGTCAACAATTTAGACAAAGTGCTTCAGTTACGATAA
- the LOC126266293 gene encoding uncharacterized protein LOC126266293 — protein MEEDTKGDDKITKHTFINESTCEFQKDVEKFLRNFKAKKSYKWIHFAEVYNSMDFSNIFAGIRHLQVLHDLTTRMFDIVKKYFNHSTDLYIQTGAIFLLFALYSKQTVKNFIKIRLTRDDYSSLNNCVQLLLSKEEHDLPYKYCEMKAMDAFHFVAKGQVLSPDSIYLKSTGVDLGDDLFEEQEADKLLDECKNLMEDSNFKELAKIESKYSKAVKECGSKNPTFNFCNSTILTDIEKACTDIKMMMNNETIITEK, from the coding sequence atggagGAGGACACCAAAGGGGACGATAAAATCACAAAACATACCTTCATAAACGAATCAACATGTGAATTTCAAAAAGACGTAGAAAAATTTCTAAGGaattttaaagcaaaaaaaagttataaatggaTACATTTTGCTGAAGTTTACAATTCAATGGACTTCTCCAACATTTTCGCTGGAATACGTCATCTACAAGTACTCCACGACTTAACAACTAGAATGTTTGACatagtgaaaaaatattttaatcattccaCAGACTTGTATATACAAACCGGAGctattttcttattgtttgCCTTATACAGCAAACAGACggttaaaaactttataaaaatacgccTAACACGTGACGATTACTCGTCATTAAACAATTGCGTGCAACTTTTGTTAAGCAAAGAGGAGCACGACCTGCCCTATAAGTATTGCGAAATGAAGGCGATGGACGCTTTTCATTTCGTCGCCAAGGGACAGGTACTTTCGCCTGATtcgatttatttgaaatcaacAGGCGTTGATTTAGGTGACGATCTCTTTGAAGAGCAAGAAGCTGACAAGTTGTTAGACGAGTGCAAAAATCTAATGGAAGATAGCAACTTTAAGGAACTAGCGAAGATCGAAAGTAAATACTCTAAAGCCGTGAAGGAGTGTGGATCCAAAAATCCGACATTCAACTTTTGTAATTCCACAATTTTGACGGATATTGAAAAAGCTTGTACGgatataaaaatgatgatgaataatgaaacaattataaCTGAAAAGTAA